The Coriobacteriia bacterium nucleotide sequence GCTCCTGGCGTTGGGGCGGGACCGGCGCCCCTCGGAGGTCCCCCCCTTGCCTGTGGCGCTGGTCGCGGCCGCCTTCGTCGGAGCGATGGCGTGGGACGGGGTCACCTCCTACGCCGGCCTCAGGGCCACCGACAACGACGTGCGGCTCCTGACCGGGCTGATGGCCGGTTTCGCCGCCGCGGCCTACGCGGTCCCGTTCGCGAGGCAGGCGCTCTCGCGCCGCCCCGGACGCGAACGGGTCCTCGGCCGGCCAGTAGAGGCCGTCGCCTGGCTGGCGGGCGTCCCCGCCGCGTTCCTGCTGGTCCGCCTGGCTCTTCCGCTCCTCGGCGCGCTCTACCCGGTGCTCGTCGCGCTAGCGGTGCTCTTCGCGTTCACCATGGTCAACCTCGTGGTCGTCGGGGTGTTCAAGCCGTTCGAGGGCTCGGTCGGGCGGCCCGCGGACCTGTCGGCGCCGCTGG carries:
- a CDS encoding DUF2085 domain-containing protein, with product MLERVLHLIGFGLCHQLPERSFFGGGLQAPVCARDTGMYLGFTVAALLLLALGRDRRPSEVPPLPVALVAAAFVGAMAWDGVTSYAGLRATDNDVRLLTGLMAGFAAAAYAVPFARQALSRRPGRERVLGRPVEAVAWLAGVPAAFLLVRLALPLLGALYPVLVALAVLFAFTMVNLVVVGVFKPFEGSVGRPADLSAPLALAFALTLFEIVGSAALRQALVLTLG